The Oxyura jamaicensis isolate SHBP4307 breed ruddy duck chromosome 5, BPBGC_Ojam_1.0, whole genome shotgun sequence region GCATTGGCTACTCTTGTGTGTTGGGAGTGAGCATTTAGTATCGATTCCTGACGAACATCAGGCATTTTTGCTGAATCATCTCTGGTGTTTGCCCATACATATGCTAATTAGTGATACAACGTAACACAGCTGCAATATTATCTTGTGGTATCTTACCTACCATCTGGGGAGATCTCTGccaaaaacaataatttaaacaGGAGAAagctttacagattttttatatGCAAAAGAATCAAatctttgaaatgtaaaaaacaccctttaaaggaagaaatgtgttGCAAAcctgctgtgccacacagctaGGTTTTAGCCAACAAAGGCAGCAATAGCCAGGACCTGTAGTACTGACTCAAGCCCGTACGTGAAGAGAAGAACGGCGTTTATAATGACATCTGCTTTCAGCACGTAAGTTTGCCATATCAGGAAGTACACAGACAGAATCACACTTCCGACCGTTATCACAAGACTGAGCCCTAATGGAGCCTCTTCTTCTGTCAGGTTTCCCTTTGAACcttgaaggaaacaaaaagctggTATGGATCTTTGATTTCTTATGACGATGTCTCAAGCCTCAAGTCTAgagttttcctgtttaaaaaggGCTCTGTTTCTTACAGTTCAGAGTATAAAGAAATACTGGCCCGAATGAAGGCACTGTCAGTAAATCTAAGAACCAGCCCAAACGCCAATGGACAATCAATTTCTTGCTGACTGAAGTTAAGCTAAATAAAAGCAACCAGTTGACACTCGGAGTCCAGACACCAACCTTTTCTTACTACAATAATCAGTTCTGAAGCTGTAACTATTCTGATCACTCAGTCTGACCCTCATCTTTGTCAAGCACCAGATTTTCCCCCAGTGACCCTCCAGCCCCACACTTAGTGTGACAACTTGGTGACTGTGGGGCACACTTAAGGATATCCAatagagattttaaaatcttatgCAACAGAATCTTCTATACTCCCTAGTGATCTATTCCTATTTCAAATTACTATCATTATGAAGAAGCTGCACTTATTTGTTCTTGCATCTTATTTCTGAGCTCGCCTTGGTAGATTTTAACTACATGAAacttgaaatttgttttttttttatttacccAACTGCTCTAAGCAAATATATGCAGAGTGCTTTAAGGCTAAAAATTCACCCCTACAGCAACTCATCAGGATTCAACAGAGACCCACCTTGTGTAAATGTCTTAGATATATCTAGCACAAATTTAAATAGTAATATTTTAACACTTTAATTGTagactttgcatttttttttttttaaaaaaaaaaggactttacGAAATTACAGCTAGCTCTGGTGAGTGGTCAGTAGGATTCCAAATGGGTCCTTTACGCTGTTCAGGCATAGTGTAAGGAAGATGTTGGAACTGATGTGTGTCTTTAGAAGgagtgaaaggaaaagctttagTCCCATTAGGCTGCTCAAGGACATCCTTAGCATTACCGGCTCCACAACTCTCCAGCCATTTGGCTACTTTTGTACATTGCTGGAGCAGTTGAAAGAAGCTGTATCGCCTCGGTGAATGGAAATCTCTGTTTCAACATGTTCACTCTCACAAGTCACGCTCACTTGTAAACGGCACAGCAACATTCCTGCTGTCCCAGTTATACTGCTTTCTGACAAccctgctttgttttccaatgACATTATAGATCATACATCATAGGAGAGCAAATTCTATTTGACCCTCTGGCCAAATATATTGATCAATCAGATAAAGTTTAATGACATAAATGAACAAGTCTCCAAAAATCTGCTTGTCTGCTACATCGGCACATTCTGACTGACACACGCTCGGTTTCAGAATGATTAATGGTTAGACTCTATTCCACTGAAAAGGCACAGTGATAACATGACATACCCAAGTATAATCGGAGTGCTTCCAGAATGGCCATAATGAAAAGCAGTGCAAGATCAGGAGCCAAAAAATTATCCGGATAACTGAAAACTTGACCTGTAAAATAGCACAGCATAAGTAAGCCGAAGAATACAGTGGGGATACCAACAAAACACACGCAACTCATAACCATGCAGCCTAGTTCTGGTTAGAATGCATGCAACTTACTTTTATAAACAATCATTGCAAGAGTCGCCAAGAAGTAAAAGATGTAATAAAACCCGTTTATATAAAGTAGAATCTGTAAAGGAACAGATGAGAGCTGATAACTGCTGTTAAGGATTTCTTGTAGTAATGAGGTGGGatgcatttcataaaataacCACTTCCTAAGTAACCTCAAAACATACTGCTGTGCCTTGTTATACTAAATGAATCAACTGTGACTGGCATATTGGGTAGGTTTCAGAAAGTAACCTGAGATCACAAATGCCAGGAGCTAGGATAACAGCTGGCTGTTTCAGGCTtggttttcattccttttttaattttttttttaatttggtttgtAGTGGGGTATTTGTTAGCCCAAGGAAATGAGCTGTGCATGCGTGCATGTGTCCATTTCCCCAGACTTCTATACCTGTTAGTCAGCTCAAACCAAGTTGACAGACAGTTGGCAGACTCCAATATATCAAATTCCTCTACGTTTTTGAAAATAGGTGGGCCTGTGAAGCAGACAAGCCCTATGACTGCCCGCACGATAGGAAGTCTGAGAGCTGAGCTCAGCCTTTGTTGTGTGCCTGAGAAAGGCCATAAGCTCAACTTTGAGATGTAGATTTGTACAATAAACTTCCTTAACTCACTGCTCATAAAACAAACTGTTGTATAGTATAAGGCGATAGTTAGCTCTAGTTATTTGTATCTGTGTGGATCCACTGCCAAGGTATTTGAGACCTCCCCAGTCCTTAACACACCCTTGGAACGCCTCTGAAATGCAGGGAACACGGCAAGCACCCAGGTACAAATAGGGAAAAGTTACCTACAGGCTCGGGACAGATCCATCTCACCTGCAGCCATCCTAAGATGATAACCATCGTAAAGTTGTGCCTCTGGTCTGAATTAATCACCTGGGCTCCCCCTGGAGACAGCTGAGATGAGCAACTTCATAACCAAGCAGCTCCTGATTGCAGTGGGATAAGTCACCATCCCACCTCTCCCTCTGActacaaaagcatttaaatgccTGGTTTATATGAGATAACTAACAGATGTCTTTGAGAGCCCGCCCACTCACCCCACGGTCAGTACAAGTCCTACACAGCAGGTACCACACACTGACGGAATCATTTTCTCCTGAGGCACAGCAGCATGTTACTAATGCAATGCATAAGACACACAAAGAACATCCTGGGGCTCACCACCACATGGAGAAGTTGGAATGTGGCTCAAGGAGTCTAGAAAGTTTGGCCATTCAGAGGTATTTCTGATAAGTAAATTATACCAGATGATTTTCTGAGTCTCAAATAATACAATGCACTTTATACAAGGAAGGCATCAGTACAGGTTTCATTATTTCCAGCTGTCTTTCTATACTCAGAGCATTCTTTatcccctcctctctccccagcccttCTCAAATACCCCGAGACTCTCTCTAAGCAGGGATTTCATCCCAGGCATCCCTTTGGGAACGACCCATCCGGTTTGTGAAGGGAGCACCCACCCACACACAGATGTATTCCAGTTCCCAGAGAATCTCATTTTATTAAAGCAGAACcaggtttttgtgtttttccagtTGAAGGAGGGTGGAGCAAAAAATTACTAGGTGGGTACTAAGCATGGAAATCTCTGAAGAGAAGGGTGTCTCTGAGGAGGTTACTTAGATCTTGGCAAGAGTAAAGGTTGGGTGAATTAATATGAAAGAAGAGGAAGTACTATTGAAAGCTGCTTTTACTGCCTCTTGTCAGCTGTCTGTGAGGTGTGCTGCATGGCACTTGTGTCTGTGAACCCACAAATCCAATTTTTAGCCTTGCTTATTAAGTCAGCGAGAAGTTATGTGATCAGAAAATGTGGCTGCCAGCCCTCTGTCAGGACTGTGGGACGGGTTAGAGAGGTTTGCGCAGGAATGGGACAAAATCTCAGCAAAAATCCCCAGCTCCAAAATGCACCTTCCcttggaagaaatgttttatcGGTTTTGCTTCATAcacatgctgctgctgatggaagACTCGCAGAATAACACTAAAATAACATTGTGCAGATTTATTAGGCAGGAAGAGATGAAACTTCTGTAGCTGATTTTCTTGAAGATTCCTGCATGTGGGGGATGAAAGGTACAAAAAGGATACAACTGACGAAGTTCTTCCTttcagttgaaaagaaaaaaaaaaaaaaaagcagaaaatcagtCTCAATGTTTACCAAAAGCACTGCAGCAACATTCAAACCACTGATGTTACTAGGGAGGCTAAGCGTGCTTGTAGAAGTTTTTATCTCTCAGTTCACTggaagacttcttttttttttcctcagatcaCGCAGTTCAGGTTCCAAAAGTAACTTTTTCAAATACCTGAACTCTAAAGTAATCTGGGGAAATCCCTGCTGTGGAAAGTCACTTTCACCAAGATACACAGCTCTTTCAAGATGTAAAGAAGTACACAGAACTCGTTCATCCTGTCCTTTCCCAGATGACACTTCATCCCCTCTAACTATGCAGGAACAAGGGAAACAGGCAAAGGAACCAGAACGTaccatttgcttttaaatagtGAGAGGTAGCACAGAACACAGGGCTCCCTGCTTCCTCTAAAATAACATCCTTCCAAACCAGCTTGCTTCAAAAGCAGCCATTCTATGTAAAACCCTCATGTGCTCTGATCACCCACAGACCCGACACAAAATACAAGATAACGGACGCGTTTACTCTTTTCTCACAAAACCTCAAACAAAATTCCTTTGCAACATGATGGCAACAACCTATTTAAATACTTCTTAAATAACTCCTCACAGTCTCAGCCTTTTTCAGAGACAGGAAGAAGGACAAAGTTACAATCCCTGCTTCGTGGAGAGCAAAACCGCCTGTGGAAGGCTATTCCACCTGTCTTCTCAAAGACATCTCATCATCATCACATCAGCAGGACGCACTCACCTCACCACCTCCATCCCTGGGCTTCTTGAGGTTAATGTCCCCGACACCTCATGGCTTTATGCACTCAGGCCCAAATTAATCCCCACTAACTTTAGGCACCCAATTAAGCTATCCAATTTGGGAACACAGTGGAAATAGGCAAGCAATTTTAGGTGATTCATATTGCCTATGACTTGAAATGCCTTTGGGCACGCTGCATCTGCTCTCCATTTTCTGTGAAGGGAGCACAGGCTCCTACCAGACCGGTCCCTTCACTTGGCCAAAAAGCGTCTTGATAAAtgctgtctttctttttgtggaTTGCAGGTAAAGGTTTTATTATACGTCTTGTTTTGCTGTGACTAATGGTTAAATATATGCTCACATTTACATCCCAGAGAAACCCTCACATGAAAGTAATGACTTGTATCAGGACTATGCATTTCCTGTCTTGCTCAGGACTAAGGAGATGTCTCCACCTTCACGTTATTCTCAGCTGTGAAGTGGGGTGTTAAGGTGAAACACCACAGCTGCATGTGCAGACATGTTACCGTTCTACAACAGGTGTCCAGAGATGCAGCTCTGCCTACAGAGCTGCAAATAGAACCAAACACGAGGCGTGCCAACGTATCATCACCCATTCATCAGCCCCACCGCCGTGGTGCCAGGGGGATAATTACAGTAGCACAGTTTTATGCTATGGGCAACCTGAAACGTTTTTGATTCCCTAATGGCAGCTCCCTGCACTTATTTGTATATTGTAAAATCTGCTTCCACAAGAGGACACCGACCACATTCTTGCATCTGTTCCATGCACAGCTTTGCAGGCACTATTGTTTGGAATATGCTGCCTCCCCGTGAGAGACGGAGGACATTTCACACAGGTTAAACGCAGAAACCTCACAATGTGGAAGCGATACTGCCCTTTGGAAATTGTTATTGAATATATAACCAATTAtatattcaaattaaaactGCGGGTTGCTAATCCCAACAACCTGAGACCATGTCGCTGCTCGGACTAACGAAGCCTGCGTTGCTGCTGGGGCATTTTGAAATTGAATGTGAGAATTCTGGCACCTGAGAAGCAACAAAATAggaattttaaagcatttacaCAGAGCACGCAAACTTGCAGCAGCAAGAAGGGCATTATGCATTTGGAACAGTGACTTTTGCTGCACGCAGGCTGGCACCTCATTTCTGCCTATTCTAAAGCTTGCAGGGTCCAAAAGAAAACGAAGCGTGGCTCCAATTGTTTCCAGGGCAAGTTCCCATGAAAGCACTCGGACAGCCCTTCCGTAAGGGCCTTAATGAAGCGCGCTAACTCTTCGGGTACCTGGGACGGGCAGGGATCGCAGCCCGAGCCTTCCCCCCCAGGTCACCTCCTTACTGGAGGCAGAATAcaatcagttttcttttaaaaagggggaaaaaatgtttttgtttgttttagtgcCAGAACTGTATTAAGGGCACGcagacagccccagctccagctgaaaTCGCCTAGTGCGATGATCGCAAGGCAAAACTCTCGCCTCCTTCAGGCTGCCGTTCTGCCCCCGGGGGCCTCCCCTCCCGCGGCGCCATGTCGTGACTGTCGCGACACGGCCTGGGGCTAGGAGAGCCCTCCCTCCGCCAGGCCCCCTCCCGCGGCCTCAACAACGCCGGAAGGAGTAGGGAAAGCACCGGGCACAGGCCGCGTGTGGAAGGGGGACGGGGGAAGGCCCCGAGCGGCGGAGGCCCCGCACCGCTCACCTCGCCTGGCCGCCGCCATGTCGGCCGCCCGCCCCCGGCGGTCCTCCAGCGTCCCGGCAGCCcccgcgcggccccgccccgcccctcgcTCTTCGGCTGCGATCGGAGCGTTCGGCCCGGTTCGGTCGCTTTCGGGCGGCTTCGGGCAGTGCCCGTTCGGGCGCCGCCGTTCGGGCCGGCGAAGGCGTTCGGAGGAGGTTCGGAAGAGCTCGGCTTTCCTCGCGACCGCCTCAGCCGCCTTCGGGCAAGATCGGAAAAGACTCGAGCGGGTTCGGGATTCTTCGACCCCGCGGGCCGGACCGCTCGGGGACTCGGCCCTGTTCGGGCGCGCTCGGGCGGGGAGCCCGAGCTGTCAGGTATCGCTTCGGGCCGCGGCCTCGGCCGCGTCCCGCTCTGGGATTGGCCAGCCGGCAGGCAGCGCGGGCCCCGCTCGTCGGGAGCCGTCGGACGAGGCCCGGCAACGCTCGGCACGCTTCGGGCCCCCTCGGAAGCGCTCGGcccgcccgggggggggggcgcacgTTCGGAAACGCTCGGCTTAGCTCGGCACCGCTCGGCCGCCCTCCGCCGAGCGCCCGAGCGGTCTCGGGGGGACCCCCACCAACGTCCCGCGGCCCTCTCGGCGGGGGTCGGGGCCGCTCGGGCGGGCTGGGTCCCGctccccccccgtcccccaaacccccccgggccgccccgcATGGAGGACGCCGACTCGGCGGCCAAGCAGCTGGGCTTAGCggaggcggcggcagcggcggccgCAGTGGCGGCGGCAGCGGCCGCGGAAGGACccgaacaacaacaacaacaacaacagcgGGGGCCGCCACAGCAGCCGCAGCCCGCGGCCTCGGAGGCGAAGGCGGAGCGGCGGCAGGAAGAGGCGGCGCGGGTGACGGCCGTGACGGTGATGGCGGCGGACGCCCAGCACCTCGAGATGGCGGCCGGGGCCCTGCCTAGCGCCGACGAGGCCGCCGCCTTCGCAGGTCAGGGCGGGCGGCAGCGCGCATGCGCAGCTCCCCTCACTCGCCCCCCCCACACACGCACAGCCCCCGGCGGCGCCTCAGTgagcggcgggcgggcggccgaGGCGCTGGTGTTCGCTGCTGCTCCGTCCCGCTCGCTGTGGTGACCGCAGTTGTGTTGCTCAGGGGAGCCGGTGAACTTTATTGCCCTTGATAACACGGTGAACAAGTCACAGGTTCACGCTAAAGCTGTGCTGACGCCCAGACTTGTAGAAAGTTGCACCGACTTCACACTACGTGCAGTTCTCACCCTGCAAAGTGAAGGGAGCAGGAGCCTCCTGTTGGTgtctaaaattattttgaccCTGTGTGCAAATCTCCCACTGAAAAGTGCCCTGGAATATGCAGAATTTTGGAAGCTTGCTCTGGTCACACAGGTAGTATCAGACCCCGCAGTGCCTGGATTGTTACCTCCTTGTACACATGAGCTccagtgttgttgtttttcacttttaccCTGTGCAAGGTGTGGAAGAATCCCTGGTTTTAGCTAGGCAGTCAAATGTGGTATATATAATATCCAAGTTACAGCCAAATGTTTAACAGTTTTAGACTGGATAAGGTATACAGGTAACAAACAGTAGCCTAAAAATTAACGTGTCAGAGGCAAGGTCAGCCACCTCTTAAtaaaaaacatcacttttttttttttttttattttgagtagAGAGGGAATACTCATTTTCTACTTAGTACATCACATGCTGATAGTACCGTTCTGTTCTCAAGGAGGTTAAAGCATGTTGGTGTTCTAGTGGTAgtctggaggtgttcaaggccaggctggttggggctttgagcaacctggtctggtgggaggtttccctgcctgtggcaggggggtggaaccaGATGCTCCTTTTGgttcccttccagccccaacCATTCTATGTTCAACCCAGAtcttaataaaaatcagagtgATTGGATTTGTAATGACTGAAAGGTgtcaggaaaaattaaacagatgcTCAATATGAAAGAAGAAGGAAGTGCAGTTATATCTTTTGATGTTTAACTGTTAATTGGGCTCCCTGGACACAGCAGAATTCATTTCTGGTTTGTGTTTCAGAAGTCACCACAGTAACAGTAGCTAACGTCGGTGCCTCCGCAGACAATGTTTTCACCACATCTGTGGCAAATGCAGCTTCAATTTCAGGACATGTGCTGGTAAGTCTGGCCTTTCATTTGAGGGTCTTAGCGAAGTCCCACATGCTTTCTTAGTGTAAATGGAGAGCTCGGTTTGTGTACAAGatcaaaaaatgtgttttaattgcTGTATACAGGCATTAAGGCTCAAAACCGTCTGCTGGTGTACATGCAAGTTTTTCCTTATCACTCTGAgaatttttctttacctttccaCCCACATATACCCATTCTGTAATGGCATAACCTGAACATGTAAGCTTTGAATCTGCTTGGCCTAAAGCTCAAAAACTAACCTAGTTACTGCCATATTGTTAGTGCCTTAGGGTAACTTTGAGAAGATTTGTGGGAATACTAAAATACCTTGGTATTTTAACTCTATGatttaaaactcttttatttcctctataGTCTGGGAGAACAGCCCTCCAAATTGGGGACAGCTTGAATACTGAAAAAGCCACTCTCATAGTCGTTCACACAGACGGCAGCATTGTAGAAACCACGGGGCTGAAGGGGCCATCAGCGCCTCTCACACCAGGTATAAGGCAATCTGTTTTTGAAGTGTCATTTTCCCAGAGGGGTTGTATTTTAATTGTGttgctggaaataaaaaaaaaacatgcatattATGAAGGAGACCATTGATCCTCTCTTAACATAATGTTTATTGTGTTTTTTGGGGAGTAGAAGAAGAATGTTTACTCTTTGGTTTTGGTCtcataaatgtatttcattttcctattcATTGCCCTAATCTTTGCTAGTAAGTTTCCTGAAAGAtctcaccctgctgctgggctaTTGCATCCATCCCACCCCCAAAGGCAGATCAATCattctaataataaaaatatccacGTCCTAGTTCTGCACGTGGGTTCTTTTTAAAGGGTTCTTATATACAGTTTTGTGTCCGTTCAGGCCTTTTGCTGCTATTTAATTGCCACTGCAGATGGTGTCTTCATTGCTAAGGTTTCTGTTCGCAGCTGCCTTGTCAGTTTCCTTTCTGCCCACAAGGTGGCATGGCAAACCTTTGGCAGGCAGTCCCATTTTATGGTCTTGTCCTTTGGGAACTGTAAGATCCAGACAGCTGCAGGTTACGAGCTGAGCTTTTAACACACCATTAAGAGCTTGTTTCCTAACAAgcagtttgctttattttctgccattttcaGAATGTTACCTTCTGTAAGGAATTCTTGAGCTTGGCAGGGCAGTCTCGCTGCTCTGGCGTACATTGGGCAGCTGTTCCAACCTGAATTTTTCATGATACACTGTGTAACTTGCAGCAGTTTGGAAAGGTGTTGTCTGCTTGAACTGACCAAATGACACTGTCGGCCTCGCCAAATTCAGTGTGAAGGCATAGTCACTGTGCCTTTCGGTTGCTGTcacctttctcttcttttttttcaaaggaccACAATCTCCTCCCACCCCTTTAACATCCGTCCAAGAGAAAACTGGAACCAAGTATAACTGGGACCCATCTGTGTATGACAATGAGCTCCCAGTGAGGTGCCGGAATATCAGTGGCATTCTGTACAAAAACAGACTTGGCTCAGGTAAAAATGACCTTCTTGTGTGACAAAGTATGATGTGATGGCTCCTTCTTCACTTcatgcacttttattttaatcagattACCTTGAAGGGCCagtcatgaagaaaataaggacATTTTCATAGCCAGCCTAGTCCCATGAGTATTCTCCCATGTTTTGcccttttgtttccttgctctttcttcagaggctttttaacttttttcttcagtctgtgaAGATACAGCCTGCTGTGCAGTGAGTCTTCCTGATAGTCGTCTGACTCTTCTAATGTTCTTTTTGTGGACCTCTCAGAAGTAAAACCGTGTCTGTACAAAGCTCTGCAGAATCCCCACTGGATTGGAAAGTAGAGAGCTTGTCTTAATAAGACTCCTAAGTTGTCTTAgccccttctcttctcttttatctCTGTGGGAAAGCTGAAGAAGTGATGGCAGAAATAGCCACAAGCCTGACTGCACTGCACAGCATTTGCTTCATGGAAAGAGAGTTTTCATCATGACCAGATGGATTagaaatttaactgaaaattaaggATGGGTTTATATTCATGGTGGTTATCCAAGAAGGACTTATTCTTCTTGTGGATGAGTAGTTTTTTCTAGCCTGTTTCAATATTGGTGAAGCACTGAGTTGGAACTCACTAAGCATGCACGATCATTGTCACAGCCAGGATAATAAATGGGCACAGTTATCCTAGAATGATGAGAAACAGCAGATGGGCATGGCTGGTAGTTACCGTGGATTAGCTGTTGTTTTGTCCAGCAACTTTGGTATTTGCTTCTTTAGGAAAAGAGCAGAATAATCCTTGACCTTTACTAACAATTGTTTTCTTCAATTTAATTCAGGAGGCCGTGGCAGGTGCATTAAGCAAGGGGACAACTGGTACAGCCCCACCGAATTTGAAGCTATGGCAGGACGAGCCAGCAGCAAAGACTGGAAGAGGAGCATCCGCTATGCTGGGAGACCGTTGCAGTGCCTTATTCACGTAAGGTTACAtttgtttcctcctttctgctggaaggagcagggagatTCAGGTCAGAGTCTGTCAGGCACAGCAGTCCAAGCTCTGCATGGTGCCTCTGCAGAGTTGTGTGCGATGGTGTTGTGGGGTGATTCAGAAGCAATGCGTTGATTTGGTTGAGGGGagacagccttttttttttattgcttagGGCCTGTAGGGGGGAATGGTTATGTCTCTCTGGGAGCTGCCTGGTGCTTCAAGCAAAGTACAGTCATGCTCTCACTGTTTTTGGTGACTGATGCTGAATTTGTAATCTTCCAATTTCAGGATGGAATTTTAAATCCTCACGCTGCCTCTTGTActtgtgctgcctgctgtgatGACATGACTCTGGTGAGTTGTAGGTTTTATATccattagtttaaaaacaattcatCAATCAAGCTGCTGCAGCCATCTGTGAGCAGGTCGTGAGTGGCCTAGAAACATTCACAAGTCCTGTGGTCGCAGCAAGCTTTGTCCGTGCTTCATAAAGAAACAAGACAGGGAACTGCTCGTGCTGTTGCAGCAGCCTTTGATGTTCATATCTGTCCCTCCCTTTAACCAGGTGATAGTTGTTGctggttttctctctttttttttcttttttttttttttttcctaaataatgtatttctgtaaaatgcCTTTGCAGGTATGTCAAAGCTATTAATGTTTTCTGACTTAAATTCCACAATTatttgagctggaaaaaaatgtttttatgagGAAGTAGTGTAATACTCCCTGTTAGATCTGTATTTTCCTATTaaactgcttgctttttaatataaaattacaCTAAAGTCATGAAAGCAGAATCATTTAGTTTCACCTGAAGTACTGTTTTGTACTTTTTTGGTGTGAATTTAATCATTTGCTCATTGTCTAGACCTGCTTCATTTCTTCCCCTCACTCTTGTTCCCTTTCCTTCCACCACTGTGGATAGTTGTCCATTGTTTGCCCAGTTTTGCTCCTTATATAATGGTGGGAAGAGGCTGAATCTGTGCCCCTTCAGATGAATGGAGCTGAATGCAACTTTTTGATTCACTGAGGTTTTTTAACTTTGGAGCTGCTTCCATAGAAGTTTTTTGGTCACTTGTTGCAAACCACGTATCTTCCATGGGAATATGTACTGCATGATCTTAGCTGCATCTGGAGAGACTGGAGTAAACCCGTAGTCCCCAAAGAGATGCCTTAGCtaatgtcttttcctttttttttttcctagagtgGCCCTGTACGACTATTTGTACCATACAAACGGCgaaaaaaagacagtgaaattTCTGCAAATACTGTGAAGAAGGAATCCTCCAAAAATATCACTCTGCTTCCTGCCACAGCTGCTACTACATGTAGGTTTTTTCTCGTGGTAaaaattgctttccttctttgaaGAATTGCCAGACTAGATATTTTATGTCTTATCAGTAGCCCCATGAAATTATCCAGCTGAGAAAaatcatcttatttttttttggcactacTTCCTTATCATTGGGTAGTTTTATTGGCTCTTTCTCTTTAGTCAGCATCCCTTCATATTTTCTAGAAACTAAAGCAGTGTCTGAGTTTTAAGCATGTTAATATCCTTTTCCAGTGAGCTGTAGGTTTCACATTTTGTTCTGAGAGAGGCCCAGATGATGTTTTCCCCCCTCTACCTGCTCTTGCCCTGGCAGTGCAGGGGTAGCTTTGGAGTCCTGGCCTTGATCCACAGTGGGCTTTAGGTAAGATTTTCACAAATGACACATGAGAAATCTCCTGAAGTTGAGGTTAGGTTGAGGGGAAGGCTGTCTCTTTTCTGCGCAGCAGGAAATCCCCATTCTGTCTCCTGAGCTTGGGTTTTGTCCTTTAGTAGCTGGTGAGGGCTATGTAATAAGATTTGTGCTATTTCTTGAAATGCATAGAAAAGTAGGCTCTAAGCAACTGTAATGAAATCCACAGCCTGAAAGTCGCTAATGAAAGAGGCAGAAGGTGACACTTTCATCTGCAAATTCCTCTCAATC contains the following coding sequences:
- the TMEM80 gene encoding transmembrane protein 80 isoform X2 produces the protein MAAARRGRTSSVLSSVPLQILLYINGFYYIFYFLATLAMIVYKSQVFSYPDNFLAPDLALLFIMAILEALRLYLGSKGNLTEEEAPLGLSLVITVGSVILSVYFLIWQTYVLKADVIINAVLLFTYGLESVLQVLAIAAFVG
- the TMEM80 gene encoding transmembrane protein 80 isoform X1, which codes for MHPTSLLQEILNSSYQLSSVPLQILLYINGFYYIFYFLATLAMIVYKSQVFSYPDNFLAPDLALLFIMAILEALRLYLGSKGNLTEEEAPLGLSLVITVGSVILSVYFLIWQTYVLKADVIINAVLLFTYGLESVLQVLAIAAFVG
- the DEAF1 gene encoding deformed epidermal autoregulatory factor 1 homolog isoform X1 is translated as MEDADSAAKQLGLAEAAAAAAAVAAAAAAEGPEQQQQQQQRGPPQQPQPAASEAKAERRQEEAARVTAVTVMAADAQHLEMAAGALPSADEAAAFAEVTTVTVANVGASADNVFTTSVANAASISGHVLSGRTALQIGDSLNTEKATLIVVHTDGSIVETTGLKGPSAPLTPGPQSPPTPLTSVQEKTGTKYNWDPSVYDNELPVRCRNISGILYKNRLGSGGRGRCIKQGDNWYSPTEFEAMAGRASSKDWKRSIRYAGRPLQCLIHDGILNPHAASCTCAACCDDMTLSGPVRLFVPYKRRKKDSEISANTVKKESSKNITLLPATAATTFTVTPSGQITTSGALTFDRTSTVEATAIISESPSQGDVFTGATVQDTNVQQPCRVNHPEPHYPSYQDNCQISPFPEAALPTSHPKIVLTPIPALSVPPSTPTKAISPSVVNGLEVTEQRSWLYLEEMVNSLLNTAQQLKSLIEQAKQASSSFREAAVTQAKIQADVERKEQYQNQLFQQTEDVDGKTEIIIKQSCVNCGREAMNECTGCHKVNYCSTFCQRKDWKEHQHICGESTTVTVQADEVHVTDNVIEKVSV
- the DEAF1 gene encoding deformed epidermal autoregulatory factor 1 homolog isoform X2, yielding MEDADSAAKQLGLAEAAAAAAAVAAAAAAEGPEQQQQQQQRGPPQQPQPAASEAKAERRQEEAARVTAVTVMAADAQHLEMAAGALPSADEAAAFAEVTTVTVANVGASADNVFTTSVANAASISGHVLSGRTALQIGDSLNTEKATLIVVHTDGSIVETTGLKGPSAPLTPGPQSPPTPLTSVQEKTGTKYNWDPSVYDNELPVRCRNISGILYKNRLGSGGRGRCIKQGDNWYSPTEFEAMAGRASSKDWKRSIRYAGRPLQCLIHDGILNPHAASCTCAACCDDMTLSGPVRLFVPYKRRKKDSEISANTVKKESSKNITLLPATAATTFTVTPSGQITTSGALTFDRTSTVEATAIISESPSQGDVFTGATVQDTNVQQPCRVNHPEPHYPSYQDNCQISPFPEAALPTSHPKIVLTPIPALSVPPSTPTKAISPSVVNGLEVTEQRSWLYLEEMVNSLLNTAQQLKSLIEQAKQASSSFREAAVTQAKIQADVERKEQYQNQLFQQTEDVDGKTEIIIKDWKEHQHICGESTTVTVQADEVHVTDNVIEKVSV